The following are from one region of the Amycolatopsis sp. QT-25 genome:
- the recN gene encoding DNA repair protein RecN, whose amino-acid sequence MLAEMRIQGLGVIEDALLELHAGFTVVTGETGAGKTMVVSGLHLLSGGRAEVSKVRTGMLKAFVEGRFELGGAEGATRIVTDAGAEVDEDGSVIALRAVSVDGRSRAHLGGRSVPVGVLADLSEQLIAVHGQNDQLRLLRPAEQRAVIDRFAGEAVTEPLERYRAVRDEWLAVVAELTERSTRSREMAQQADLLRHGLTEIDAVAPEPGEDTELTEQIKRLAAVDELRAAASAAHAAVAGSADGDPDAPGALGLIGEASRHLTGSEDAVLRELGPRLDEASVLLSEVGTELGSYLETLDADPALLEKVLARQADLKRLTRKYAADVDGVLAWADDARRRMSTMDTSEEALAELAKRRDELAVTLAEHAFILSEARVEAAAELAEAITAEMSGLAMGQAEIEITVERRTVDESDSHAVEIEGRLVHAGPDGVDDVELLLRAHNGAPPLPVHKAASGGELSRVMLAIEVVLAHADTVQTLVFDEVDAGVGGRAAVEIGRRLARLARSHQVLVVTHLPQVAAFADQHLVVDKGTSGGVTRSGVRVLEQSERVVELARMLAGMESTETGRAHAEELLAVAEADKSAPDKPKARRGGKRKKAK is encoded by the coding sequence GTGCTGGCCGAGATGCGCATCCAGGGCCTCGGAGTCATCGAGGACGCCCTGCTGGAACTGCACGCGGGCTTCACCGTCGTCACCGGTGAGACGGGTGCGGGCAAGACCATGGTCGTCAGCGGGTTGCACCTGCTCTCCGGCGGCCGAGCCGAAGTGTCCAAGGTGCGGACCGGAATGTTGAAGGCCTTCGTGGAAGGCCGCTTCGAGCTGGGCGGCGCCGAGGGTGCCACCCGGATCGTCACCGACGCCGGGGCGGAGGTCGACGAGGACGGCAGCGTCATCGCGCTGCGCGCGGTCTCGGTCGACGGCCGGTCCCGCGCCCACCTCGGCGGCCGGTCGGTGCCGGTCGGTGTGCTGGCCGACCTGTCCGAGCAGCTGATCGCGGTCCACGGGCAGAACGATCAGCTGCGGCTGCTGCGGCCAGCCGAGCAGCGCGCGGTGATCGACCGGTTCGCCGGTGAGGCCGTCACCGAACCGCTCGAGCGATATCGCGCGGTGCGGGACGAATGGCTCGCCGTCGTCGCCGAACTGACCGAGCGGTCCACCCGTTCCCGTGAGATGGCCCAGCAGGCCGACCTGCTGCGCCACGGCCTCACCGAGATCGACGCCGTCGCGCCCGAACCGGGCGAGGACACCGAGCTCACCGAGCAGATCAAACGGCTCGCCGCGGTCGACGAACTGCGGGCGGCGGCCAGCGCGGCGCACGCCGCCGTCGCCGGTTCGGCGGACGGGGATCCGGACGCCCCCGGCGCGCTGGGGCTGATCGGGGAGGCGAGCCGCCACCTGACCGGTTCCGAGGACGCCGTGCTGCGCGAACTCGGGCCCCGGCTCGACGAGGCCTCGGTACTGCTGTCCGAAGTGGGCACCGAGCTGGGCAGCTACCTCGAAACCCTGGACGCCGATCCGGCGTTGCTGGAGAAAGTGCTCGCACGCCAGGCTGATTTGAAGCGGCTCACGCGCAAGTACGCGGCCGACGTGGACGGCGTGCTCGCCTGGGCCGACGACGCCCGCCGCCGGATGTCCACGATGGACACTTCCGAGGAGGCACTGGCCGAACTGGCCAAGCGCCGCGACGAACTCGCCGTCACGCTGGCGGAACACGCTTTCATCCTGTCGGAGGCGCGCGTCGAGGCCGCCGCCGAACTGGCCGAGGCCATCACCGCCGAGATGTCCGGGCTCGCCATGGGACAGGCCGAGATCGAGATCACCGTCGAGCGGCGCACCGTCGACGAGAGCGATTCGCACGCGGTGGAAATCGAAGGCAGGCTCGTGCACGCCGGCCCCGATGGGGTCGACGACGTCGAGTTGCTGCTGCGTGCGCACAACGGGGCACCGCCGCTTCCGGTGCACAAGGCCGCTTCCGGCGGTGAGCTTTCCCGTGTGATGCTGGCGATCGAGGTCGTCCTCGCGCATGCGGACACCGTGCAGACACTGGTGTTCGACGAGGTCGACGCCGGGGTCGGCGGCCGGGCCGCGGTCGAGATCGGCAGGCGGCTGGCGAGGTTGGCGCGCAGTCACCAGGTCCTGGTGGTCACGCACCTGCCGCAGGTGGCCGCGTTCGCCGATCAGCATCTGGTGGTGGACAAGGGCACCAGCGGCGGGGTGACCCGCAGTGGCGTGCGCGTACTCGAACAATCGGAGCGCGTCGTCGAACTCGCCCGCATGCTCGCCGGAATGGAAAGCACCGAGACCGGCCGCGCGCACGCGGAGGAATTGCTCGCCGTCGCCGAGGCCGACAAGAGCGCGCCGGACAAGCCCAAAGCGCGTCGTGGCGGAAAGCGAAAGAAAGCGAAGTAG
- a CDS encoding NAD kinase has translation MSDREVLLVVHPDRDATRDAAREVSARFAKAGVRLRVLDEDVKEMLEADGGIGGPCTVMAPEQDPAAGTELVFVLGGDGTLLRAAELARPNGVPVLGVNLGRVGFLAEADSDKLADTVQRAVDGDYQVEERMTVDVTVSVDGEETVHTWALNEASVEKSSRERVLDALIEVDGRPVSSFGCDGVLCATPTGSTAYAFSAGGPIIWPDVQALLVVPSNAHAMFSRPLVVSRDSEITVAIDPDGSPAVLTCDGSRTFDLPAGAAVRVTCGRVPVRLIRLWEGPFTDRLVHKFSLPIKGWRERHAR, from the coding sequence ATGAGCGATCGCGAGGTGCTGCTGGTCGTGCACCCGGACCGGGACGCGACCCGGGACGCGGCACGCGAGGTGTCGGCCCGGTTCGCCAAGGCCGGTGTGCGGCTGCGGGTGCTCGACGAAGACGTGAAGGAGATGCTGGAGGCGGACGGCGGGATCGGCGGGCCATGCACGGTCATGGCGCCGGAGCAGGACCCGGCCGCCGGGACCGAACTGGTGTTCGTGCTCGGCGGTGACGGCACGCTGTTGCGGGCCGCGGAACTGGCCAGGCCGAACGGCGTGCCGGTGCTGGGCGTGAACCTCGGCCGGGTGGGCTTCCTTGCCGAAGCCGATTCCGACAAGCTCGCCGACACCGTCCAGCGCGCCGTCGACGGTGACTACCAGGTCGAAGAGCGGATGACCGTCGACGTCACGGTCAGCGTCGACGGTGAGGAGACCGTCCACACCTGGGCGCTCAACGAGGCCAGTGTCGAGAAGAGCTCGCGTGAGCGCGTACTGGACGCGCTCATCGAGGTCGACGGCAGGCCCGTGTCCTCCTTCGGCTGCGACGGTGTCCTGTGCGCCACGCCGACCGGCTCGACGGCGTACGCGTTCTCCGCGGGCGGGCCGATCATCTGGCCGGACGTCCAGGCCCTGCTGGTGGTCCCGAGCAACGCGCACGCGATGTTCTCGCGGCCGCTGGTCGTCTCGCGCGATTCGGAGATCACCGTCGCCATCGATCCGGACGGCTCACCCGCCGTCCTGACCTGCGACGGATCGCGGACCTTCGATCTTCCAGCCGGCGCGGCCGTGCGGGTCACCTGCGGCCGGGTGCCGGTGCGCCTGATCCGGTTGTGGGAAGGCCCGTTCACCGACCGGCTGGTGCACAAGTTCTCGTTGCCGATCAAGGGCTGGCGGGAGCGGCACGCCCGCTGA
- a CDS encoding TlyA family RNA methyltransferase, which yields MPKRARLDAELVRRGLARSREQASTLIAEGKVSVRGMVATKPATGVESGAPIVVRDGDDPGWASRGAHKLLGALEAFTPQGLSTEGKRCLDAGASTGGFTDVLLRNGAATVLAADVGRGLLDWRLRTDDRVVVLDKTNVRNLTPEDLGGPVDLVVGDLSFISLKLVLPALAACARDGADLVPMVKPQFEVGKDRLGSGGVVRDPDLRAESVLGVLAEAEKLDLRLRGVVASPLPGPSGNVEYFVWLTRGREETAGTDAERLVRTAVLEGPQ from the coding sequence GTGCCCAAACGCGCCCGCCTGGACGCGGAGCTCGTCCGGCGCGGTCTCGCCCGCTCCCGGGAGCAGGCGTCCACTCTGATCGCCGAGGGCAAGGTCAGTGTGCGCGGGATGGTGGCCACCAAACCCGCGACAGGAGTCGAATCCGGCGCGCCGATCGTGGTGCGCGACGGCGACGACCCCGGCTGGGCCTCCCGCGGCGCGCACAAACTGCTCGGCGCGCTCGAAGCCTTCACCCCGCAAGGCCTCTCCACCGAGGGAAAGCGCTGCCTCGACGCGGGCGCCTCGACCGGGGGCTTCACCGATGTCCTGCTGCGCAACGGCGCCGCCACGGTGCTCGCCGCCGACGTCGGCCGCGGCCTGCTGGACTGGCGGCTGCGCACCGACGACCGCGTGGTGGTGCTCGACAAGACGAACGTCCGCAACCTGACCCCGGAAGATCTCGGCGGGCCGGTCGACCTCGTGGTCGGGGACCTCTCGTTCATCTCGCTCAAACTCGTGCTGCCCGCGCTGGCCGCGTGCGCGCGGGACGGCGCCGACCTGGTGCCGATGGTGAAACCGCAGTTCGAAGTGGGCAAGGACCGGCTCGGCAGCGGTGGCGTCGTTCGTGACCCGGACCTCCGGGCCGAATCCGTGCTCGGCGTGCTCGCCGAAGCCGAGAAGCTGGACCTGCGTCTGCGCGGCGTCGTGGCGAGCCCGCTTCCCGGGCCGTCAGGGAACGTCGAATACTTCGTCTGGCTTACCCGCGGGAGGGAAGAGACCGCCGGCACCGACGCCGAGCGGCTCGTCCGCACCGCAGTCCTGGAGGGACCCCAATGA
- a CDS encoding HAD-IIA family hydrolase — translation MADALSAGYDAVLFDLDGTVYHGGIVVPGAPEALRALRDHGTAVRWVTNNASKAPAEVSAHLEALGLPATPEEVHTSSQAAATLLGERLPQGTVVLVVGTDSLAAQLESAGLRTVREAGPEVAAVVQGHSPDNTWAALAEACLAIRAGALWVATNIDATLPGERGLLPGNGSMVAALRTATGAEPLVAGKPAPGLFTTAARDAGAERALVVGDRLDTDIEGAVAAGIDALCVLTGVADAASLIKARPEERPRYLAWDLSGLSSRAEVLEIGPKDGWRVTAQGDVLEAGGEGDSLDLLRALCAAAWESGITEVRGVGDTARAALGELRLA, via the coding sequence ATGGCTGACGCTCTCTCCGCCGGGTACGACGCGGTCCTGTTCGACCTCGACGGCACGGTGTACCACGGCGGCATCGTGGTCCCGGGCGCACCGGAAGCACTCCGGGCGCTTCGGGACCACGGCACCGCCGTCCGGTGGGTGACCAACAACGCCTCCAAGGCGCCCGCGGAGGTCTCCGCACACCTGGAGGCACTCGGACTCCCCGCCACCCCCGAAGAGGTCCACACGAGCTCTCAGGCCGCCGCCACCCTGCTGGGTGAGCGGCTGCCTCAGGGCACCGTGGTGCTCGTCGTGGGCACCGATTCGCTGGCCGCCCAGCTCGAGTCGGCCGGGCTGCGGACGGTCCGGGAAGCCGGTCCGGAAGTGGCGGCCGTCGTTCAAGGGCATTCCCCGGACAACACCTGGGCCGCTCTCGCGGAGGCGTGCCTCGCCATCCGCGCGGGCGCGCTGTGGGTGGCGACCAACATCGACGCGACCTTGCCCGGCGAACGCGGACTGCTGCCGGGCAACGGGTCGATGGTGGCCGCGTTGCGCACCGCCACCGGCGCCGAACCACTGGTGGCGGGCAAACCGGCGCCGGGGCTGTTCACGACGGCGGCGCGGGACGCGGGCGCGGAGCGGGCGCTCGTCGTGGGCGACCGGCTGGACACCGACATCGAGGGCGCGGTCGCGGCCGGGATCGACGCGCTTTGCGTCCTGACCGGCGTCGCCGACGCGGCGTCCTTGATCAAGGCCAGGCCCGAGGAGCGCCCCCGCTACCTCGCGTGGGATCTGTCCGGGCTGAGCAGCCGGGCGGAGGTGCTCGAAATCGGGCCCAAGGACGGCTGGCGCGTCACCGCACAGGGTGACGTGCTCGAGGCCGGTGGTGAAGGCGACTCCCTGGACCTGTTGCGCGCGTTGTGCGCGGCGGCCTGGGAGTCCGGGATCACCGAGGTCCGTGGTGTGGGCGACACCGCCCGTGCCGCGCTCGGCGAGCTGCGCCTCGCCTGA